From Pagrus major chromosome 6, Pma_NU_1.0, one genomic window encodes:
- the LOC140997618 gene encoding odorant receptor 131-2-like gives MNFSSVNGTSTVTGNQRDTFITAVTKNVIVTALCISINYINGTLVRTFREHQIFYSNPRYILFVHLVINDMMQLLLTTLLHIISYALYKINVSFCLILLIITITTTLNTPFNVAGMAVECYIAICMPLRHGQICTVKKTYILIGLIWAASVLSILPDLFILLATEPLQFFHSRLFCARDYVFRSTYSLRKRDASHYVCFSLVWFTLFYTYFRILFAAKGAAVNITKARNTILLHGFQIMLCMLTYVKPMFEQGLLYVLPNQNLAVRFTCYVIVQILPRFVSPIVYGLRDNTFRRHVGRYLLCKWSISNHPESVTMSHMRPTMKLH, from the exons TTTCATCAGTCAATGGAACCTCAACTGTAACTGGCAATCAGCGAGACACGTTCATCACAGCTGTGACCAAGAATGTGATCGTCACAGCCCTCTGCATCTCCATCAACTACATCAATGGTACTCTGGTCCGCACATTCAGAGAGCACCAG ATCTTTTATTCAAACCCTCGTTACATTCTGTTTGTCCACCTGGTGATAAATGACATGATGCAGCTGCTCCTGACAACTCTCCTCCACATCATCAGCTATGCCCTGTACAAAATCAATGTATCCTTCTGCCTCATCCTGCTGATCATTACCATTACCACCACTCTCAATACCCCATTCAATGTGGCTGGCATGGCAGTTGAGTGTTACATCGCCATCTGCATGCCCCTCCGTCATGGACAGATCTGTACGGTCAAGAAAACCTACATCCTGATTGGTTTGATCTGGGCTGCGAGTGTGCTCTCTATCCTCCCAGATCTCTTCATCCTTCTGGCCACAGAGCCGCTGCAGTTTTTTCACTCTAGATTGTTTTGTGCCAGAGATTACGTGTTCAGAAGCACTTACAGTCTGAGGAAAAGGGATGCTTCACactatgtttgtttttccctggTCTGGTTCACACTCTTCTACACTTACTTCAGGATTCTGTTTGCTGCCAAGGGAGCGGCTGTCAACATTACAAAAGCCAGAAACACTATTCTCCTCCACGGTTTCCAGATCATGTTATGTATGCTCACTTATGTGAAACCCATGTTTGAACAAGGTCTGCTCTACGTATTGCCAAATCAGAACCTGGCTGTACGCTTTACATGCTATGTCATTGTCCAGATCCTGCCACGGTTTGTTAGTCCAATTGTGTACGGACTGCGAGACAACACCTTCAGGAGACATGTAGGAAGGTACCTGCTTTGTAAGTGGAGCATAAGCAACCACCCAGAAagtgtcaccatgtcacacatgaGGCCTACTATGAAACTGCACTGA